From a single candidate division KSB1 bacterium genomic region:
- a CDS encoding tetratricopeptide repeat protein: protein MKRIHLILLFLPILWFCDLSAGEIWSKLGIGFNVNTQKLRGDMRSGRFVYGGSPLVLRYNFKPAWFLDTDIGVGRLSTRENGVLLETGMLNVGGKLGYRFLNTKRFNPLFYVGLGGFNYKLNNSPRYWDIYGAMGAGAEIFVTRSLGVNLTGDLRYSYGNGFDGSSLAKGQDGYFNLSFGMNYYLGGKPKSGMHWQPESWLPDDQMAVEEVVAEQFNSGPDLTLLTFQRDELLEAVEKKERLIRLLRVKVESFDSQIARLEDSFYSNGRNGKEYSNGQNMPTSDPYFMQFQDALTFYDAGQFESAAEILKSLVKLDSQNAQTGNWWYWLGESYFGTEDYFSASRAFGAALSKNNQKPKQRLIQLMLGVSHWNSGDLKQAKEDFEKLLSNNPNIQIEMLVQDYLAELEFDETIH, encoded by the coding sequence ATGAAACGAATTCATCTGATTCTACTATTTTTACCGATTCTCTGGTTTTGTGATTTGTCCGCCGGAGAGATTTGGAGCAAGCTCGGCATCGGCTTCAATGTAAATACTCAGAAACTTCGCGGCGATATGCGCAGCGGCAGATTTGTTTATGGCGGCAGTCCGCTTGTCCTGCGCTATAATTTCAAGCCGGCCTGGTTTTTGGATACGGATATCGGAGTTGGCCGACTTTCGACTCGCGAAAACGGCGTCTTGCTTGAGACCGGCATGCTTAATGTCGGCGGCAAGCTGGGGTACCGATTCCTGAATACAAAGAGATTTAATCCGCTTTTTTATGTCGGCTTGGGAGGGTTTAATTATAAACTGAATAATTCTCCACGCTACTGGGATATTTATGGAGCCATGGGCGCCGGAGCGGAAATATTTGTTACCCGGTCTCTTGGCGTAAACCTGACCGGTGATCTTCGATATTCTTACGGTAACGGTTTTGACGGCAGCAGTCTTGCCAAGGGCCAAGACGGATATTTCAACCTGTCTTTTGGGATGAACTATTATTTAGGCGGGAAACCAAAGTCGGGAATGCACTGGCAACCGGAAAGCTGGCTCCCGGATGACCAGATGGCGGTAGAGGAGGTGGTTGCCGAACAATTTAATTCCGGCCCGGATCTGACTCTGCTAACTTTTCAACGGGATGAGCTTTTAGAAGCTGTGGAAAAAAAGGAGAGATTGATTAGACTGCTGCGTGTCAAGGTAGAATCTTTCGACTCACAAATCGCCAGGTTAGAGGATTCATTTTATAGTAACGGCAGAAATGGCAAAGAGTATTCTAACGGCCAAAACATGCCGACAAGTGATCCGTACTTTATGCAATTCCAGGATGCTCTTACTTTTTACGATGCCGGGCAGTTTGAAAGCGCTGCGGAGATTCTTAAAAGTCTGGTCAAGTTAGACTCACAAAATGCTCAGACCGGCAACTGGTGGTATTGGCTCGGAGAAAGTTATTTTGGGACGGAAGACTACTTCTCAGCAAGCCGGGCATTTGGGGCCGCATTATCCAAAAACAATCAAAAGCCAAAACAGCGTCTGATTCAGCTCATGTTAGGCGTCAGCCATTGGAACAGCGGAGATTTAAAGCAAGCAAAAGAAGATTTTGAAAAATTATTAAGTAATAATCCGAATATTCAAATCGAGATGTTAGTACAGGACTACCTGGCGGAATTGGAGTTTGACGAAACTATTCACTAA
- a CDS encoding Stp1/IreP family PP2C-type Ser/Thr phosphatase → MNRKLTITVGNRTDLGLTRSENQDSLGKFPENSTDLAGPLGQLFIVADGMGGHRGGREASQTAVRIIQDIYSTNKTGDIDEVLEDALREANREIFKLASSDPNLFGMGTTCTVLSLVEDEACIAHVGDSRAYRINESTFEQLTQDHSQVGEMERQGIISQQEAKEHPQRFLLNRALGAREDVEVDIYKNIKLTPGDYFLLCSDGLAKVDDQELKQAVLSNPPQQACDQLVKLANERGGEDNVTVQVIQVEGAS, encoded by the coding sequence GTGAATAGAAAACTAACGATAACCGTTGGCAATCGAACGGATCTCGGCTTGACCCGGTCAGAAAACCAGGACAGCCTGGGAAAATTTCCGGAGAATTCGACGGATTTGGCCGGACCGCTGGGTCAGCTATTCATCGTTGCGGACGGAATGGGCGGACACCGGGGCGGCAGAGAAGCGAGTCAAACGGCTGTCCGCATCATCCAGGACATTTACTCCACAAATAAAACCGGAGACATCGATGAAGTTCTCGAAGATGCGCTTCGGGAAGCGAATCGGGAAATCTTCAAACTTGCCTCCAGCGACCCAAATCTTTTCGGAATGGGCACAACCTGCACCGTACTTTCTTTAGTGGAAGATGAGGCATGCATCGCTCATGTTGGCGACAGCAGAGCCTACCGAATAAATGAATCGACATTTGAACAGTTAACTCAGGACCACTCGCAGGTCGGGGAAATGGAGCGGCAGGGAATCATAAGCCAACAAGAAGCGAAAGAGCATCCGCAGCGGTTTTTGCTTAACCGTGCCCTGGGTGCCCGCGAGGATGTAGAAGTTGACATTTACAAGAATATAAAACTAACACCGGGTGATTACTTTCTATTATGTAGCGACGGTTTGGCTAAAGTTGATGACCAGGAACTAAAGCAAGCTGTTTTATCAAATCCGCCACAGCAAGCGTGTGACCAGTTGGTTAAACTCGCCAATGAAAGAGGCGGTGAAGATAATGTAACTGTGCAGGTGATTCAGGTGGAAGGAGCTAGTTGA